In Arthrobacter citreus, a single genomic region encodes these proteins:
- a CDS encoding helix-turn-helix transcriptional regulator: protein MYEGKIIKFYREKYKLTQEQLGKNICSVTHISKIECAQTKYAPEIINLLSNRLGIDMELEVTNFMNIKQRLLHWHDVIIMQLFEEMDQIYYEFEMEELIQISEYNDMYQLLRAKYFLVYNKCNEAFKIIKKIQKKEDKLAQYERNLLKHILGIYYLAKQEYSKVIQILKSIDNTVYKNPEYNYHLASAYHTLSAPVLAYYYAEKSRHFFKQINNYLRVIDAEMLMIIQVQGDTLDEEIINRFKNLIRSCELCNAPERKAKVLHNLAYELYRGKHYKDASKYYKESMSLKDSESASYLLSLEGYIRSSFDGGSSNIEELIHGTDSGLLIAKKNNYTLYIHLFKLLLYLLKSKEKEYHIYLNNKALPMFIKNGFTFLVERSKKELFNYYKKMNLNEQAMEIAQLIVNA from the coding sequence ATGTATGAAGGAAAAATAATTAAGTTTTATCGAGAAAAATACAAACTAACGCAAGAACAGCTTGGAAAAAACATTTGCTCCGTTACCCATATAAGTAAAATAGAATGTGCGCAAACTAAATATGCGCCCGAAATAATAAATTTATTATCAAACAGACTTGGTATTGATATGGAATTAGAAGTAACTAATTTTATGAATATAAAACAACGATTACTTCACTGGCATGACGTGATCATCATGCAGTTATTTGAAGAGATGGATCAAATCTATTATGAATTTGAAATGGAAGAATTAATTCAAATCTCAGAATATAATGATATGTATCAGTTGCTAAGAGCTAAATATTTTCTTGTGTATAATAAATGTAATGAAGCATTTAAAATCATCAAAAAGATTCAAAAAAAGGAAGATAAATTAGCACAATATGAACGAAATTTATTAAAGCATATTTTAGGAATTTATTATTTAGCAAAACAAGAATATAGTAAAGTAATCCAAATTTTAAAATCGATTGATAATACAGTTTATAAAAACCCTGAATATAATTACCATTTAGCATCGGCTTATCATACTTTAAGTGCTCCTGTATTAGCCTATTATTATGCTGAAAAATCTCGTCATTTTTTCAAACAAATCAATAACTATCTTAGAGTGATTGACGCTGAAATGCTGATGATTATACAAGTTCAAGGTGACACATTAGATGAAGAAATTATTAATCGTTTTAAAAATTTAATTAGAAGCTGCGAGCTGTGCAATGCACCTGAGCGAAAAGCAAAAGTACTGCATAACTTAGCTTATGAATTATATAGAGGTAAACATTATAAAGATGCTAGTAAATACTACAAAGAATCGATGTCACTGAAGGATTCCGAATCCGCGTCATATTTACTTTCATTAGAAGGTTATATTCGAAGTTCATTTGATGGTGGTTCATCCAATATAGAAGAGCTTATTCATGGCACAGACTCTGGACTACTTATAGCGAAGAAGAATAACTATACTTTATATATACACTTATTTAAACTTTTACTTTATTTATTAAAGTCTAAGGAAAAAGAATATCATATCTACCTTAATAATAAAGCTTTACCAATGTTTATAAAAAATGGCTTCACATTTTTAGTGGAGCGCTCGAAAAAGGAATTATTTAATTATTATAAAAAGATGAATTTAAATGAACAGGCAATGGAAATTGCGCAATTAATTGTGAATGCTTAG
- a CDS encoding TetR/AcrR family transcriptional regulator, which produces MKDKIKVDPRIIRTRQLIKDAFIDLLQEMDLNKITVNRIAERATVNRVTFYLHYRDIQDMMENMALEMGEKLGQIMRDSTNYKSIEETDSVKLLKLLEHIAQNAKFYKVVLASTKTPIFTEQLLKIITETITQRREIDSLHTKTDIQKDIIIWYGSSALIGTIVSWLRNDMPYTPQYLAKQLSMLFRIGNKIEK; this is translated from the coding sequence TTGAAGGATAAAATAAAAGTAGACCCTAGGATCATTCGTACACGCCAATTGATTAAAGATGCATTTATCGATCTACTTCAAGAGATGGATCTAAACAAAATAACAGTTAATCGAATCGCTGAGCGTGCAACAGTTAACCGAGTTACATTCTATCTGCATTATCGTGATATACAAGATATGATGGAGAATATGGCTTTGGAAATGGGCGAGAAGCTTGGCCAAATTATGAGGGATTCAACGAATTATAAATCTATAGAAGAAACAGATTCAGTGAAGCTTTTAAAATTGCTCGAACATATAGCTCAGAATGCAAAATTTTATAAAGTAGTTCTTGCTTCTACTAAAACACCTATCTTTACGGAGCAATTATTAAAAATCATTACAGAAACAATAACGCAAAGAAGAGAAATTGATTCCTTACACACTAAAACAGATATTCAAAAGGATATTATTATTTGGTACGGTTCATCTGCGCTGATTGGCACAATTGTATCTTGGTTAAGGAATGATATGCCTTATACTCCGCAATATCTAGCAAAGCAACTATCTATGCTCTTTAGAATCGGTAATAAAATAGAGAAATAA
- a CDS encoding S8 family serine peptidase → MKKRKQKRTLSAVALSSAMLLNVVLPQSAILAHAESNVDQKSSSDGKFTADEVNRILAGLTPEQKASINKLTGADNTQKIHVDQKDLKSGKNIDVIVQFKVDPAKIQIIKQSLEKGSASAQTFSDDYAEAKQKVADAHAKFKTFVKTQPAKQITGGKEVQTDVRITREYTDAFNGVALSVPPSMVETIASQADVASVWSVVQYEVEEGTPSKGETVTATEVPATGKPTAGLSLLGVDKLHAEGNTGKFLSGPKQGQRVKVGVLDTGIDYNHPDLYKVTHDADGHLYEGHDFINSKVDADGTVIPVDDHDPMETIYTDWEAARENPNPEEGLPSPNYKDYITEHGTHVSGTIAASTTNNNNVYSADGVAPDVELHGYRVLGPGGHGSSYAVLSGIDQAVKDKMDVVNLSLGANINDPFYPTSIAINNATLQGVVCSVSAGNAGPGVATLGSPGTSPLAITVGASTVPEQIPVQTVKFGNTPYQARLFGKHFADADDAFKGLSIPIVDVGLGSKDDYAGRDMSGKIALVKRGVDTLTQKMANAKDSGAKGMIIWDNQADEETQGYNPNFLGISADNVYAISITQAQGESLVNAIKADPGNAKITFPMTLDAPLNKPADQLASFSSTGPVKDWSIKPDVIAPGVDIFSTQPYDVWEPNSEKDYKYAYQSLSGTSMAAPHVTGISALVLAAHPDYTPADVKTALMNTAKDVSTDSKTYSVYQVGAGRVDPVRAVHSDIKIQVLDKATSTTTIDGKEQYTPIDNTTGSFSFGFNGRGEGAKTGSDDVVKSKDFTITNQGSTSKTFKLSSTFITTKFASSNPVGQGTGNNVKIDFSTGESNVTSVSVDGKTSVKAKATITVPANALDGTYEGYVNVVNTNDANESYRMPFTITIAEKGIDFKVDIKAMTLSERYTGNYNPNSGQPGSGYSFSVNGSMDSAYVLLKDKDGNYIGVVQNVSNISGAGPGVVYGPVTMLVNGLYLPFTKPYNGSLDQAGIGKTPAVLKEGAYSVEMIATDKDGKKFKKEDTIYVDYKAPTLTMESDSQPGIYEIDPTGYNPGQEVKKFYGNVYDSNIDVMKNNGETTLKDYDTLKPSPVNQGQNTVFGYQDGPFVTHIFKTDGNGRFSFGLEPDDIKASGMKYVIYPSDYSGAGDWYSTKKKYYFIKKGSPYLTVTTSGGVDPALESKGNVVVEPNKPFKVSLATKNGIGMTGGTFTIEADHILEYSNIKLSDEYRNYLSSKGITPTLTVGQPYLDKHTGRNSIDVTISGVSEAGGLTKDTQDMTILEADLTYTDKSAFVGPIDESFAVEKSSFTLAGKETVVPAFLTNMPLVKQPKSQVTGGLFAESFKANSLSGSFTNITKDSGATVTAKDADGNTYVTDNTSDANTVQIGNQTSGSYSITMKASDKPYSIETNMPGHFKGYQTTPVIGSNKFGYQSGSYFDFASMNTPLLLGGDVNGDNVIDMKDLVSEIQAYADFDFLKGVSAPSKEKAEFFTNSIAHRNNDISWAFSGLNSFGSYSFSNIDYNDFYYIFKNFGQKNQSAIDAGKVVPEPQLNLTENLSISSNRGTHTASSDDSKVKTFNLSAGNGLSEVMAMLNFAGPTQKTSVTQLPTFQDLKNGSTVSLIPTSNVMLDDIVWRKAITKVELGLGGNFTDVTNAVVPNTTVPAVSITSGYVKNDPTQGIVYVPATLTLHGSLFKTTGTYTVRITAAGYQPVTNSFTIASVPIATPSIPMVTDPAKAHIGNDITFNYTFADDANWRNGINKIVVKTANFTTGLDITNLKDGNGNLYYDISQTGKITFKADLFKTNATIDPNVNTTYNAAINPGGTNYLPQLYKFEINSTGLDGTIYPTVTIGADGTSAAQPIGYGITFDSKGGSAINPISFGFKPSNSRYNGGQFIFNSISVNRSTPLSVKPGYNFVGWYNVDPVTGALTTPWVEYNNYASDIKVAAKWQVNYTQNYSPVDVSKPDGDNLGGTVLGEGPVTIKIPDYTTNTPWLKTKNDIAKIDATYKKMKADGTFETTDSTYTLDPSTYNLVDNGDGSGTLTFTTATEAYATAHPSEKFAFSQAPSSTGYQLTLTSTTGETVQIPSVKLGYRRHIDLNGGTLNSPGDVFFNDKLVNGKAFGVDMVTAATKVKNGTLSMMPTLYYDAAGTSGQDVPISTGTGKVLKNNETYYIAWMKTPPQVTKDVAGNVVGSDITIAFTDDGTWRNNIKKVSIGSKVLNVGIDYKLTYDSITHKGSITLDKSLFTAGQKVNVTISSEGYLDATVTDQVIGYTVTFETNGGDAIEPQIVDSRVTMPTDPTKVGYKFMGWYSDEALTTPFDFTSIVTKPIKLYAKYALATSIVSADTTDNALGNEITLEFSDKDWANAITSINVAGSAIDATKYKIDATHGTLTIDQSVFKKTGDFIISISAKEYADVTVTQKIVNGNNIHFVLKGEKAPFEVKDQIVVRRITEPTVHGYDLKWFADEDCTIPWDFTNSIYSAKTIYGTWKPAKYTVIYNTQDAGLVVSLKAEYNSLLDETKPTRTGYTFLGWYKEAEGKTPWNFDTDKVTDNMILYAKWSINSYTVHFNSNDGSQVADKTATYNSAITAPTTNRTGYTLVGWYKDEEGKVAWNFATDKVTSDTTLYAKWKINSYKVSYVSNGGSTVHAQTANYNSIVNLPKPTRTGYTFAGWYKDATLKTPAGNSLKLTGNITLYAKWNINTYTVKFNSNGGSSVASKTATYNGAISQPKSPTRKGYTFLGWYKDAAGKVAWNFTKDHVTANMTIYAKWVANPAKPSNAKLSKAGKDSVKLSWSKVSGATGYEIVKATSKTGSYSHLTSVTTTNYTNKGLSKGKTYYYKIRSYKLVGSQKIYGEWTNVMSIKQ, encoded by the coding sequence ATGAAGAAGAGGAAACAGAAACGAACGTTATCGGCTGTTGCATTGAGTAGTGCGATGTTACTAAATGTCGTATTACCCCAAAGTGCGATTCTTGCACATGCAGAGTCGAATGTCGATCAGAAAAGCTCATCTGATGGGAAATTTACAGCAGATGAAGTGAATCGCATTTTGGCTGGATTAACGCCAGAACAAAAAGCGAGCATCAATAAGCTGACTGGTGCGGATAACACACAAAAAATCCACGTCGATCAGAAAGATTTAAAAAGTGGAAAAAATATTGACGTAATCGTTCAATTTAAAGTGGATCCAGCAAAGATCCAAATCATAAAGCAATCACTTGAAAAAGGAAGCGCAAGTGCGCAGACATTTTCTGATGATTACGCAGAAGCAAAACAAAAAGTTGCGGATGCACATGCGAAATTTAAAACGTTTGTCAAGACACAGCCAGCTAAGCAAATTACTGGTGGAAAAGAAGTTCAGACGGATGTCCGCATCACAAGGGAATACACAGATGCATTTAACGGGGTTGCATTATCGGTTCCACCGAGTATGGTTGAAACGATTGCCAGCCAAGCGGATGTTGCTTCTGTTTGGTCAGTGGTTCAATACGAAGTAGAAGAAGGAACGCCTTCAAAAGGAGAAACAGTTACAGCGACCGAGGTACCGGCGACTGGAAAACCAACTGCAGGACTTTCATTATTGGGTGTTGATAAACTACACGCAGAAGGGAACACAGGGAAATTCCTGTCAGGTCCAAAACAAGGTCAACGAGTAAAAGTTGGGGTACTTGATACAGGGATTGACTACAACCATCCTGATTTATATAAAGTAACTCACGATGCGGACGGTCATTTATACGAAGGACATGACTTTATTAATTCAAAAGTAGATGCAGATGGAACCGTGATCCCAGTAGATGATCATGACCCGATGGAAACGATCTATACGGATTGGGAAGCAGCAAGAGAAAATCCGAATCCAGAAGAAGGGTTACCATCTCCTAATTACAAAGATTATATTACGGAGCATGGTACTCACGTATCCGGTACGATTGCAGCGAGTACAACAAATAATAATAACGTTTATTCAGCGGACGGTGTTGCACCAGATGTTGAACTTCACGGGTACCGCGTACTTGGACCTGGTGGACATGGTTCTTCATACGCTGTACTAAGCGGAATCGACCAAGCAGTAAAAGATAAAATGGATGTCGTGAATCTATCACTCGGTGCAAATATTAATGACCCATTTTACCCGACTAGCATCGCGATTAACAACGCAACATTACAAGGTGTCGTTTGTTCAGTCTCTGCGGGAAATGCAGGACCAGGCGTCGCGACACTTGGGTCACCAGGGACTTCACCACTTGCCATTACGGTAGGCGCAAGTACGGTTCCAGAACAAATTCCTGTGCAAACCGTAAAATTCGGTAATACGCCTTATCAAGCGCGTTTATTCGGAAAACATTTTGCAGACGCTGATGATGCGTTCAAAGGATTATCGATTCCAATCGTCGATGTTGGTCTAGGAAGCAAAGATGATTATGCAGGAAGAGACATGAGCGGAAAAATTGCCCTTGTGAAACGCGGAGTCGATACATTAACTCAAAAAATGGCAAATGCGAAAGATTCTGGGGCAAAAGGGATGATCATTTGGGATAACCAAGCGGATGAAGAAACCCAAGGGTATAATCCAAACTTTTTAGGGATAAGCGCTGACAATGTATATGCAATTTCTATTACACAAGCACAAGGTGAATCACTTGTAAACGCAATCAAAGCCGATCCCGGGAACGCAAAGATTACGTTCCCAATGACGCTTGATGCCCCACTTAACAAACCGGCGGATCAATTGGCGTCGTTCAGTTCAACAGGACCAGTAAAAGATTGGAGCATCAAACCAGACGTCATCGCACCAGGAGTCGATATTTTCTCAACTCAACCATACGATGTGTGGGAACCAAATAGTGAAAAAGATTATAAATATGCCTACCAATCTTTGTCAGGTACATCAATGGCTGCGCCTCACGTAACAGGGATTTCAGCCCTTGTATTAGCTGCACATCCAGATTACACACCAGCCGATGTGAAAACGGCATTAATGAATACAGCAAAAGACGTGAGTACCGATTCAAAAACATACAGTGTGTACCAAGTTGGTGCAGGACGTGTTGATCCAGTTCGAGCGGTGCACTCAGATATCAAAATACAAGTATTAGATAAAGCAACAAGTACTACAACTATAGATGGGAAAGAACAGTATACGCCAATCGATAACACGACAGGTAGCTTCTCGTTTGGTTTTAATGGACGCGGAGAAGGAGCGAAAACCGGCTCTGATGATGTTGTCAAATCAAAAGACTTCACGATTACAAACCAAGGTTCAACAAGTAAAACGTTCAAACTAAGTTCAACGTTCATCACAACGAAATTTGCGAGTTCAAATCCTGTTGGACAAGGTACTGGAAATAATGTGAAAATCGACTTTTCGACTGGTGAGTCAAATGTAACGTCTGTCAGTGTGGACGGAAAAACCTCAGTGAAAGCGAAAGCGACAATTACCGTACCAGCAAACGCATTAGACGGTACGTATGAAGGATATGTAAATGTTGTGAATACAAATGATGCGAACGAATCATACCGCATGCCATTTACCATCACGATTGCTGAAAAAGGAATTGATTTTAAAGTAGACATCAAGGCGATGACACTATCTGAGCGTTATACTGGAAACTATAACCCAAATTCGGGACAACCTGGATCAGGATATTCCTTTTCTGTAAACGGCTCAATGGATAGTGCCTATGTTCTATTGAAAGATAAAGATGGAAACTATATCGGAGTCGTACAAAATGTGAGCAATATCAGTGGGGCTGGCCCTGGAGTCGTTTATGGTCCTGTAACAATGCTTGTTAATGGACTCTATTTACCATTTACAAAACCATATAATGGTTCACTTGATCAAGCTGGAATCGGGAAAACGCCTGCGGTGCTAAAAGAAGGTGCCTATTCGGTTGAGATGATCGCAACTGACAAAGATGGGAAAAAGTTTAAAAAAGAAGACACTATTTATGTCGACTACAAAGCACCTACCTTAACGATGGAAAGTGATTCGCAGCCGGGTATTTATGAAATCGACCCTACAGGATACAATCCAGGGCAAGAGGTGAAAAAGTTTTATGGAAACGTTTATGACTCGAATATTGATGTCATGAAAAATAATGGTGAAACGACGTTAAAAGATTACGATACGCTTAAGCCTTCACCTGTCAATCAAGGGCAGAACACAGTGTTTGGTTATCAAGATGGTCCATTTGTCACACACATTTTTAAAACGGATGGAAACGGTCGTTTCAGTTTTGGCTTAGAGCCTGACGACATTAAAGCAAGCGGGATGAAGTATGTGATCTATCCTTCCGACTATTCTGGAGCAGGCGACTGGTATTCAACGAAGAAAAAGTATTACTTCATCAAAAAAGGTTCGCCATATTTAACCGTCACAACTTCTGGAGGCGTAGACCCAGCACTAGAAAGCAAAGGGAATGTGGTCGTTGAACCGAATAAACCATTTAAAGTATCACTAGCGACGAAAAATGGAATTGGAATGACTGGCGGTACCTTTACAATTGAGGCGGATCATATACTTGAATATTCGAACATTAAGCTTTCTGACGAATATCGTAACTATTTAAGTAGTAAAGGCATTACACCTACACTAACAGTTGGTCAGCCTTATTTAGATAAACATACAGGCAGAAATTCAATCGATGTGACTATTTCTGGCGTTTCTGAAGCAGGTGGACTGACGAAAGACACGCAAGACATGACGATTTTAGAAGCAGATTTGACTTACACAGATAAAAGTGCATTTGTTGGCCCAATTGACGAAAGTTTCGCTGTCGAAAAATCGAGCTTCACATTGGCTGGAAAAGAGACAGTCGTTCCGGCTTTCTTAACGAACATGCCACTTGTTAAACAACCGAAGTCACAAGTGACGGGCGGTCTGTTTGCGGAAAGCTTCAAAGCAAACAGTTTAAGCGGAAGTTTTACGAATATTACGAAGGATTCAGGTGCGACCGTTACGGCAAAGGATGCCGATGGTAATACGTATGTAACGGATAACACAAGCGACGCAAACACCGTTCAAATAGGAAATCAAACTTCAGGTTCGTATTCCATTACAATGAAAGCAAGCGACAAGCCGTATTCAATTGAAACGAATATGCCAGGTCATTTTAAAGGATATCAAACAACGCCAGTCATTGGTTCCAACAAATTCGGATATCAATCAGGCTCTTACTTTGATTTTGCATCGATGAACACACCACTTTTACTTGGTGGAGATGTAAATGGCGATAATGTGATTGATATGAAGGATTTAGTTTCAGAAATCCAAGCATATGCGGATTTCGATTTTCTAAAAGGAGTATCAGCACCCTCTAAAGAAAAAGCGGAATTCTTTACAAATTCTATTGCTCATCGAAATAATGACATTAGCTGGGCTTTCTCAGGACTGAATTCATTTGGCAGTTACTCTTTCAGTAATATTGATTACAATGATTTTTACTATATCTTTAAAAACTTTGGTCAGAAAAATCAAAGTGCGATTGATGCAGGTAAGGTAGTCCCAGAACCACAACTTAATTTGACAGAAAATCTATCGATTTCATCAAATAGAGGAACACATACTGCTTCTTCTGATGATTCGAAAGTTAAAACCTTTAACTTATCTGCTGGTAATGGTCTAAGTGAAGTCATGGCAATGCTAAATTTTGCAGGTCCAACGCAAAAAACATCCGTAACGCAATTACCAACTTTCCAAGATTTGAAAAATGGTTCAACTGTTTCGTTGATCCCAACGAGCAATGTCATGTTAGATGATATTGTATGGCGAAAAGCGATTACAAAGGTTGAATTAGGTCTAGGCGGTAATTTCACTGACGTAACGAATGCAGTTGTACCAAATACAACCGTTCCAGCAGTATCGATTACATCCGGCTACGTCAAGAATGACCCGACACAAGGGATCGTATATGTACCAGCTACACTAACATTACATGGTTCATTATTTAAAACGACTGGTACGTACACGGTTCGTATCACGGCTGCTGGCTATCAACCAGTCACGAATAGCTTTACAATTGCATCAGTGCCAATTGCAACGCCTTCCATTCCAATGGTCACTGATCCAGCAAAAGCGCATATCGGAAACGATATCACGTTTAACTATACATTTGCTGATGACGCAAATTGGCGAAATGGCATCAATAAAATCGTTGTAAAAACAGCGAATTTTACAACAGGCTTGGATATTACGAATCTAAAAGATGGAAATGGTAATCTGTATTACGATATTTCACAAACAGGAAAAATTACATTTAAAGCCGATTTATTTAAAACAAATGCAACAATTGATCCGAATGTCAATACGACGTATAATGCAGCGATTAATCCAGGAGGAACGAACTATTTACCTCAATTGTATAAATTCGAGATCAACTCAACCGGTTTAGATGGAACCATTTACCCGACAGTAACGATTGGTGCAGATGGCACAAGTGCGGCTCAACCAATTGGATATGGCATTACGTTTGACTCAAAAGGTGGAAGCGCGATAAATCCAATTTCATTCGGATTTAAACCAAGCAACTCTCGATATAATGGAGGACAGTTTATTTTCAATAGTATCTCTGTAAATCGAAGTACGCCACTTTCTGTCAAACCTGGCTATAATTTTGTTGGTTGGTATAATGTCGATCCAGTGACGGGTGCATTAACGACTCCTTGGGTTGAATATAATAACTATGCTTCAGATATAAAGGTTGCTGCAAAATGGCAAGTGAATTACACGCAAAACTATTCACCTGTTGATGTATCGAAACCGGATGGTGATAATTTAGGTGGTACCGTACTTGGTGAAGGTCCTGTTACGATTAAAATCCCAGACTATACAACGAACACACCATGGTTAAAGACAAAGAACGATATCGCAAAAATTGACGCAACGTACAAAAAAATGAAAGCAGATGGTACGTTTGAAACAACAGACAGTACGTATACATTAGATCCAAGTACGTATAATTTAGTTGATAATGGTGACGGTAGTGGTACGTTAACGTTCACAACGGCGACAGAGGCTTATGCGACTGCTCATCCAAGTGAAAAATTTGCATTTAGTCAAGCGCCAAGTTCAACTGGCTATCAACTAACACTAACGTCAACAACAGGAGAAACCGTTCAAATTCCAAGTGTGAAGCTAGGTTATCGCCGACACATTGATTTAAATGGAGGTACATTAAATTCACCAGGTGATGTATTCTTCAATGACAAACTAGTCAACGGAAAAGCATTTGGTGTTGACATGGTGACAGCAGCAACAAAAGTAAAAAATGGCACCCTTTCCATGATGCCAACACTTTATTATGATGCGGCCGGAACAAGCGGACAAGATGTACCAATTTCAACAGGAACTGGTAAAGTATTGAAAAACAACGAAACATATTACATCGCTTGGATGAAAACACCACCTCAAGTCACAAAAGATGTCGCAGGAAATGTTGTTGGAAGTGATATTACAATCGCCTTTACAGACGACGGAACTTGGCGAAATAATATCAAGAAAGTCAGCATTGGTTCAAAAGTACTAAATGTGGGTATTGATTATAAACTAACGTATGATTCAATAACACACAAAGGTTCAATTACACTTGATAAATCATTATTTACAGCCGGACAAAAAGTAAATGTGACCATTTCGTCAGAAGGGTACTTGGATGCGACTGTTACAGACCAAGTCATTGGTTACACAGTCACTTTTGAAACAAACGGAGGCGATGCAATCGAACCGCAAATCGTTGACTCACGTGTTACAATGCCAACTGACCCAACTAAAGTTGGTTACAAATTTATGGGATGGTACAGTGACGAAGCGTTAACAACGCCGTTTGATTTCACAAGCATTGTGACAAAACCAATTAAACTATATGCAAAATATGCCTTAGCAACATCAATCGTATCAGCAGATACAACTGATAATGCGTTAGGCAATGAAATCACACTCGAATTTAGCGACAAAGATTGGGCAAATGCGATTACGAGTATCAATGTGGCAGGTTCAGCGATTGATGCAACAAAATACAAAATCGATGCAACACATGGCACACTGACAATTGATCAGAGTGTATTCAAAAAAACAGGTGACTTTATCATCAGTATTAGCGCAAAAGAATATGCAGATGTTACAGTGACGCAAAAAATCGTAAACGGAAATAACATTCACTTTGTTCTAAAAGGTGAAAAAGCGCCATTTGAAGTAAAAGACCAAATCGTCGTACGTCGTATTACAGAACCAACCGTACACGGATACGATTTAAAATGGTTCGCAGATGAAGATTGCACAATCCCTTGGGATTTTACAAATTCAATTTACTCTGCAAAAACAATTTACGGAACTTGGAAACCAGCTAAATATACTGTAATCTATAACACACAGGATGCTGGACTAGTCGTATCATTGAAGGCTGAATACAACTCACTTCTAGATGAAACAAAACCAACAAGAACAGGCTATACTTTCCTTGGTTGGTATAAAGAGGCTGAAGGTAAAACACCATGGAACTTTGATACTGATAAAGTAACAGACAACATGATCCTTTATGCGAAATGGAGTATTAATTCTTACACTGTTCACTTCAATAGTAATGACGGCAGTCAAGTTGCTGACAAAACTGCAACATATAACTCGGCGATCACTGCACCGACAACAAACAGAACAGGCTACACGTTAGTTGGATGGTACAAAGATGAGGAAGGTAAAGTAGCTTGGAACTTTGCAACAGATAAAGTAACAAGTGATACAACGTTATATGCGAAGTGGAAAATTAATTCTTATAAAGTGAGTTATGTTAGCAATGGTGGTTCAACAGTCCATGCTCAAACTGCAAATTACAATAGCATAGTTAATTTACCAAAACCAACAAGAACGGGTTATACGTTCGCAGGATGGTACAAAGATGCTACATTAAAAACACCAGCAGGAAATTCTTTAAAATTAACAGGTAACATCACACTTTATGCAAAATGGAACATCAACACGTATACTGTTAAATTTAACAGTAACGGAGGAAGTTCAGTTGCTTCAAAAACAGCAACTTACAATGGGGCGATTAGCCAACCAAAGTCACCAACAAGAAAAGGCTACACATTCCTTGGATGGTACAAAGATGCTGCAGGTAAAGTAGCTTGGAACTTTACGAAAGATCATGTTACAGCAAACATGACAATTTACGCTAAATGGGTAGCAAATCCAGCTAAACCATCAAATGCGAAATTATCGAAAGCTGGAAAAGATTCAGTGAAATTATCATGGTCAAAAGTTTCAGGTGCAACTGGATATGAAATTGTAAAAGCAACTTCAAAAACAGGATCATATTCTCACCTAACTAGTGTGACAACAACGAATTATACAAACAAAGGATTAAGTAAAGGTAAAACATACTATTACAAAATCCGTTCTTACAAACTTGTTGGATCACAAAAAATCTATGGTGAGTGGACAAACGTAATGTCTATCAAACAATAA
- a CDS encoding nucleotidyltransferase domain-containing protein gives MKLEAIDAAKRFIEEFHGDCQFALLAGSVSKGLATESSDLDIIVFYEDRPNTRESYVRYDWKIESFLHNYLSYKECFAKEKQSGRPVLASMINDGIVLKEHPAINSVKQVAIDYLNVGPETLTPEFIRLSRYFVYDLLDDFVDSKNDDEAMMTLNLLSTQVADFILRFNKRWTGRGKSLVRAFKEYDESLSERYFNTLNEYFRTRNKQPFIELVNEIYEPLGGQLFDGFKQ, from the coding sequence ATGAAATTAGAAGCAATAGATGCAGCAAAACGTTTTATTGAAGAGTTTCACGGAGATTGTCAATTTGCTTTATTAGCTGGAAGTGTATCGAAGGGGTTAGCGACAGAAAGTTCCGATTTGGATATCATCGTTTTTTACGAAGACCGTCCTAATACTAGAGAAAGTTATGTAAGATATGATTGGAAAATTGAATCGTTTTTACATAATTATTTATCCTACAAAGAATGTTTTGCCAAAGAAAAACAAAGTGGACGACCTGTTTTAGCCAGTATGATCAATGATGGAATTGTTTTAAAGGAACATCCAGCGATTAATTCCGTAAAACAAGTTGCAATTGATTATTTAAATGTAGGTCCAGAAACATTAACGCCTGAATTTATTCGATTATCACGTTATTTTGTGTATGATTTACTTGATGATTTTGTTGATTCGAAAAATGATGATGAGGCTATGATGACACTTAATTTACTTTCTACACAGGTTGCTGATTTTATTCTGCGCTTTAACAAACGGTGGACTGGACGTGGGAAAAGTTTAGTAAGAGCATTTAAGGAATATGATGAATCATTGTCTGAAAGGTATTTCAACACTTTAAATGAGTATTTTAGAACTAGAAATAAACAGCCATTTATTGAACTAGTCAATGAAATCTATGAGCCACTAGGTGGACAGTTATTCGATGGATTTAAACAATAA